The genomic DNA CCTGCTAGTACATATGATCTGGTGGAACAGATGCAATATCTTTTTGTGCGTGCCGTCAAGGCACGAGACTTACCTACGATGGATATTACAGGAAGCCTCGACCCTTACGTTGAAGTAAGGGTGGGTAACTACAAGGGGAAGACCAGACATTTTGAGAAGAATCAGAACCCAACGTGGAATGAAGTATTTGCATTTCCTAGAGAACGGGTACAGTCGTCGGTTATTGAAGTAATAGTGAAAGATAAAGATCTGATCAAGGATGACTTTGTTGGGATTGTTCACTTTGACTTGAATGATGTTCCAACGCGTGTCCCGCCCGATAGTCCGTTAGCTCCTGAGTGGTATCGGCTCGAGGACAAGAATGGGGACAAAACAAAGGGTGAACTGATGGTTGCAATTTGGATTGGTACACAAGCTGATGAATCGTTTGCTGATGCATGGCACTTAGATGCAGCTGCAGCTCTAGATGCCTCGGCGATTAGCTCTCACACAAGATCAAAAGTCTACCATGCGCCCAGGCTGTGGTATGTTCGAGTCAATGTTATCGAGGCACAAGATATTTTCACAGCAAGCGGGCATTCAACCCGCATCCCGGATGTTCACGTCAAGGTACAACTAGGAAATCAGATCCTGAAGACGAGACCAGTTCAGGCACGGACATTCAACCCTCTTTGGAACGAAGACCTCATGTTTGCGACAGCTGAACCGTTTGAGGATCAACTCCTAATTTTTGTACAAGATCGCGTGGGGGCAAACAAAGATGAGGTGATAGGCCACGTTGCTATCCCTTTGGGCTCGATTGAAAAGCGACTTGACGATCACATGATCAATGCTCGGTGGTTCAGTCTGGAGAAGCCTGGCGTGATCGATGTCGACCAACTGAAGAAAAACAAGTTTTCAGGTAAAATTCATCTGCGTGTCTGTTTGGAAGGCGGGTATCATGTACTGGACGAGTCAACCCACTACAGTAGCGACCTCAGACCAACAGCAAAACAGCTGTGGAAACCGTCAATTGGGTTGCTTGAGCTTGGCATCCTTAATGCAGAAGGCCTTCATCCTATGAAAACCCGAGAAGAAAAGGGGACATGCGATTCCTACTGCGTGGCCAAGTACGGGCGAAAATGGGTACGCACACGCACCATTATTGACAATCTTTCTCCAAAATTCAACGAGCAGTATACGTGGGAGGTTTATGACCCAGCTACAGTTTTGACGGTTGGTGTCTTTGACAATTGGCAACTGGAAAAGGGTGCTAATGGCAACAAGGACTCGAAGATAGGCAAGGTTCGTATACGTCTTTCAACTCTTGAAGCTGGCCGGGTGTATACACACTCGTATCCACTGTTAGTTTTACACTCCTCAGGTGTCAAGAAGATGGGCGAACTCCATCTCGCCGTGCGCTTCTCTTCTACATCGTTTATCAATATGATGTCCATATACTCGCGGCCCCTGCTTCCCAAGATGCATTACGTGCAGCCATTGAACATGATGCAGCAAGATATGCTCCGGCACCAAGCAGTTCAAATAATCGCGGCACGTCTTAGCAGAATGGAGCCACCCCTCGGAAAGGAAGTCGTCGAGTGCATGTCCGACGTCGACTCCCACATGTGGAGCATGCGTCGAAGCAAAGCAAATTTCTTCAGGCTCGTGTCAGTTTTCTCAGGCTTGTTTGCGGCGGGCAAATGGTTCGGAAGTGTGTGCGTGTGGAAGAAGCCTGTCATCACTGTACTGGTGCACATTCTGTTCACCACGCTGGTGTGCTTTCCGGAACTGATTCTTCCTACCGTATTTCTATACATGTTCATGACAGGCCTTTGGAATTACCGCTCGCGCCCACGGTATCCTCCTCACATGAACATAAAGCTTTCGCACGCAGAGGCAGTGCACCCTGATGAGCTCGACGAAGAGTTTGACACATTCCCCACCAGCCGGAGCTCTGAGATAGTGCGCATGAGGTATGATCGATTGAGGAGCGTGGCCGGAAGGATACAAACTGTGGTCGGAGATTTGGCCACTCAAGGGGAGAGGCTGCAAGCATTGCTTAGCTGGAGGGATCCACGGGCCACTGCCATCTTCTTAGTGTTCAGCGTGATGGCAGCGATTGTGCTTTACACCACCCCGTTGCAAGTGTCGGTTGCTCTAGTTGGCTTCTATACCATGAGGCACCCAAGGTTCCGAAACCGAATGCCTTCCGCGCCGCTAAATTTCTTCCGTCGTCTGCCGGCAAAGACAGACAGCTTGATTTAAATAGGATGATATAGCAAAATTTATTTCTGTGCAGCAAAAtgtttcttcttgtccttgtttTTGTTCTTATTGTTCTTTGTAGGAGTTATAACTTGGAGGTTAGATTTTAATTGTTCTAAAATGACTAACATGGTGTAGCAATTTGTGAATATCATTAGGCGTTTTCTTCTCTAGCTTTGAAACAAAATTTTGATGTATTTACTTGAAACCTTTGGTATCTGCTTAGCGACTACTCTTTTGAATTGTCTTTTATGATTATTCTGGGTTAAGTGAGAAGGTAGGAACATATGCTACAACATATATTATAATTACAAATATTGTAATTGCTACAACTGTTATAATAGCTATAAAATTATAGGTGCTACATGCTTAAATTCAACTTGCTACAACGTTGTTAAATTTGCATTGTAGCCAAAGCGGAGTCATCCTTGGGCTAAGGTGGATAAGACGATATCCTCTGGATCGTATTTTACAGTCCAGAGGATGGACCACAATGGATGATTAATCTTTTTGATTGAATCCTACTTATTTAACAGATAAGATTCATTCAAATATACCAATGAATGAAGTGATCCAGAGGATCTGCCCTCAAAATAGACTCCAGCCCTACCTAAAAATATTAATGTCTATTATGTTTTTTTATCAACCCCATAATTAATTCATGGATCATTCACTTCACGTTCtggcttattttttttttattatttattggttcaaattaaaattattttgatttggcataactaaattaaaattgaattaaatttaataagttaaattgattacactgatttatgatattttttttgacaaaaatctcttttc from Zingiber officinale cultivar Zhangliang chromosome 4A, Zo_v1.1, whole genome shotgun sequence includes the following:
- the LOC121969581 gene encoding FT-interacting protein 7-like, which produces MSKLKLGVEVVSAHELIPKDKQGSSSPFVELHFDGQKFRTSIKEKDLNPVWNELFYFNIADPSSLPELTLEAYVYSMNKGMYPRSFLGKVQIAGTSFVPFSDTLVMHYPLEKRGMFSRVKGELGLKVFLTDDPSIKPSNPLPAIDRRPNNLLPSQFHQGLDQVSEANKSLPMKEPKRSFRSIPNEIQQQHYSAPLIKPVTHVADPMKYESQPSKVVRMFSSSFSQQPMDYALKETSPLLGGGQIVAGRVIPAQKPASTYDLVEQMQYLFVRAVKARDLPTMDITGSLDPYVEVRVGNYKGKTRHFEKNQNPTWNEVFAFPRERVQSSVIEVIVKDKDLIKDDFVGIVHFDLNDVPTRVPPDSPLAPEWYRLEDKNGDKTKGELMVAIWIGTQADESFADAWHLDAAAALDASAISSHTRSKVYHAPRLWYVRVNVIEAQDIFTASGHSTRIPDVHVKVQLGNQILKTRPVQARTFNPLWNEDLMFATAEPFEDQLLIFVQDRVGANKDEVIGHVAIPLGSIEKRLDDHMINARWFSLEKPGVIDVDQLKKNKFSGKIHLRVCLEGGYHVLDESTHYSSDLRPTAKQLWKPSIGLLELGILNAEGLHPMKTREEKGTCDSYCVAKYGRKWVRTRTIIDNLSPKFNEQYTWEVYDPATVLTVGVFDNWQLEKGANGNKDSKIGKVRIRLSTLEAGRVYTHSYPLLVLHSSGVKKMGELHLAVRFSSTSFINMMSIYSRPLLPKMHYVQPLNMMQQDMLRHQAVQIIAARLSRMEPPLGKEVVECMSDVDSHMWSMRRSKANFFRLVSVFSGLFAAGKWFGSVCVWKKPVITVLVHILFTTLVCFPELILPTVFLYMFMTGLWNYRSRPRYPPHMNIKLSHAEAVHPDELDEEFDTFPTSRSSEIVRMRYDRLRSVAGRIQTVVGDLATQGERLQALLSWRDPRATAIFLVFSVMAAIVLYTTPLQVSVALVGFYTMRHPRFRNRMPSAPLNFFRRLPAKTDSLI